In the Candidatus Binatia bacterium genome, one interval contains:
- a CDS encoding PrsW family glutamic-type intramembrane protease encodes MTRRVVLIAWIAGLTLGLAHGVAEVPAAICAAAAVPALAWAALVCLLARREREPMAVVAAALLAGAVVAAWPACNINQTLLDWLTTVTSESSARWTVPAVIAPIVEELAKAVALILLVILVPRRTSTIVRGM; translated from the coding sequence ATGACGCGGCGCGTGGTTCTCATTGCCTGGATTGCTGGCCTCACACTGGGGTTGGCACACGGCGTGGCGGAGGTGCCGGCGGCCATCTGCGCCGCCGCCGCAGTGCCGGCATTGGCCTGGGCCGCCCTGGTATGTCTGTTGGCGCGACGCGAGCGGGAGCCAATGGCGGTGGTGGCGGCAGCGCTACTTGCCGGTGCCGTCGTCGCCGCCTGGCCAGCGTGCAATATCAACCAGACTCTGCTCGACTGGCTGACCACCGTCACCAGTGAAAGCAGCGCACGGTGGACGGTTCCCGCAGTCATTGCGCCGATCGTCGAGGAACTTGCCAAAGCGGTGGCACTCATCCTGCTCGTCATCCTCGTCCCCAGGCGCACGTCGACGATCGTCCGCGGCATGG
- a CDS encoding sigma 54-interacting transcriptional regulator has translation MGHETGADKLAAEKRYFDAVFDSMSDGVLVCDASMQVTRFNAAAEQITGWERQKAIGASCHEIFHGFLCGHGCAVERSAVGGEGARDQEVMIQRPDGQRRLIVLNSSTVRAPEGEPAGVVVVFRDITELARLRTELRGHSEFANLVGRSPAMRALYEQIEDVAASEATVLLLGETGVGKELVAEAIHHASRRATGPLVKVNCSALSEGLLESELFGHVRGAFTGAMRDKVGRFELAGGGTIFLDEIGELSMSTQVKLLRVLQEKEIERVGEARTIPVDCRIMAATNRNLRALVARGTFREDLFYRLSVIPIHVPPLRERRADVPLLADHVLARFRAQEGKSIDGFAPDAIDCLLEYRWPGNVRELENAVAFAVIKCRGRRIAREHLPPEIRESGGTAQPRTEKISRSAIEAALQKTGGNRLRAAKALGIGRATLYRKLEEFGLRVPVD, from the coding sequence ATGGGACATGAGACAGGGGCCGATAAGCTGGCAGCTGAAAAGCGCTATTTCGACGCCGTGTTCGATAGCATGTCCGACGGTGTCTTAGTCTGCGACGCTTCGATGCAGGTCACTCGGTTCAACGCCGCAGCCGAGCAGATTACCGGCTGGGAACGGCAAAAGGCGATCGGTGCCTCCTGCCATGAGATCTTCCACGGCTTTCTGTGTGGCCACGGATGTGCGGTGGAGCGCAGCGCCGTTGGCGGCGAAGGCGCACGGGACCAGGAAGTAATGATCCAGCGACCGGATGGCCAACGCCGTCTCATCGTGCTGAACAGTTCCACGGTGCGCGCGCCGGAAGGTGAGCCGGCGGGCGTCGTTGTTGTCTTCCGCGACATCACGGAGCTGGCGCGGCTGCGGACGGAACTGCGCGGCCACAGCGAGTTCGCTAATCTCGTCGGCCGCAGCCCGGCGATGCGCGCCCTGTACGAGCAGATCGAAGATGTCGCGGCGTCGGAGGCGACGGTGCTTCTGCTCGGAGAAACCGGTGTGGGGAAAGAGCTGGTGGCGGAAGCCATTCACCACGCCAGTCGCCGCGCTACCGGGCCGCTGGTGAAGGTGAACTGCTCCGCCCTCAGCGAAGGCCTACTGGAGTCCGAGCTGTTCGGCCACGTGCGTGGCGCCTTTACCGGGGCCATGCGCGACAAGGTCGGCCGCTTCGAGCTGGCGGGCGGTGGAACCATCTTCCTCGACGAGATCGGCGAACTGTCGATGAGCACGCAGGTGAAGCTGTTGCGCGTCCTGCAAGAGAAGGAAATCGAGCGGGTCGGCGAGGCACGAACGATCCCAGTGGACTGCCGCATCATGGCCGCCACCAACCGCAACCTGCGCGCGCTCGTCGCTCGCGGCACATTTCGCGAGGACCTTTTCTATCGGCTCAGCGTGATTCCAATCCATGTCCCGCCGCTGCGTGAACGCCGGGCGGATGTGCCCCTCCTGGCCGACCACGTTCTCGCACGGTTCCGAGCCCAGGAGGGCAAGAGCATCGACGGCTTCGCCCCCGATGCCATTGACTGCCTGCTCGAATACCGCTGGCCCGGCAACGTGCGCGAACTGGAAAACGCGGTGGCCTTCGCCGTCATCAAGTGTCGCGGCCGCCGCATTGCGAGGGAACACTTGCCTCCGGAAATCCGCGAAAGCGGCGGTACGGCGCAGCCACGGACCGAGAAGATCTCTCGCTCCGCGATCGAGGCGGCGCTGCAGAAGACCGGCGGCAATCGTCTGCGTGCGGCGAAGGCGCTCGGCATCGGCCGCGCCACTCTCTATCGGAAGCTGGAAGAATTCGGCCTCCGTGTTCCCGTAGACTGA